A window of Spirochaetota bacterium contains these coding sequences:
- the thiE gene encoding thiamine phosphate synthase, whose product MKRFEFPSPLYCITDRTLSLGRSNLLVASALMDAGVRILQYREKTLSPRERYAECREIRALAKMHHALFIVNDDIGLALAVSADGVHVGQHDLPADAVRRAVGTKMIVGLSIENVHQLADSAADAADYFGVGPVFATATKDDAAPPLGLEGLRECVKKAKRPMVAIGGIKEANVRSVMGTGAQCAAIISDIVGAEDIGEKVGRILGVTEKSFP is encoded by the coding sequence ATGAAGCGATTCGAATTCCCCTCGCCGCTCTACTGCATAACCGATCGCACGCTTTCTCTCGGGCGGTCGAACCTTCTCGTCGCCTCAGCGCTCATGGATGCGGGCGTGCGCATCCTGCAGTACCGTGAAAAGACATTATCACCCAGGGAACGCTACGCCGAATGCCGCGAGATACGCGCGCTTGCGAAGATGCATCATGCGCTTTTCATCGTCAATGACGATATCGGTCTTGCGCTCGCGGTGTCCGCCGACGGCGTCCATGTCGGCCAGCATGACCTTCCCGCCGATGCGGTACGCCGCGCCGTCGGTACGAAAATGATCGTGGGGCTTTCCATCGAGAACGTTCACCAGCTTGCCGATTCCGCTGCGGATGCCGCCGATTATTTCGGTGTCGGTCCGGTGTTCGCCACCGCCACCAAGGATGACGCCGCACCTCCGCTCGGGCTGGAGGGTCTTCGCGAATGTGTTAAAAAAGCGAAACGCCCCATGGTAGCCATCGGCGGGATAAAGGAAGCGAACGTACGGTCGGTCATGGGAACAGGCGCTCAGTGTGCGGCTATTATTTCGGATATTGTCGGGGCTGAGGATATCGGGGAGAAGGTTGGGAGAATTCTTGGTGTAACAGAAAAGTCATTTCCCTGA